A stretch of the Aphis gossypii isolate Hap1 chromosome 2, ASM2018417v2, whole genome shotgun sequence genome encodes the following:
- the LOC114128661 gene encoding Krueppel-like factor luna isoform X2 encodes MERYLKEEPMVSSSPTRSESPWLATWSTRVELEVGLDCASSVTSNSSSPSTCWSGFATPPPSPPDETDVSPTVVATLLSSAAAAAAATKARATAVTANTAGRVNSIAAASTHAATPVATTTAGLLKVTVAPTASGATVSPASTAGTNNASTNTTVTVSGRTAAGTVAAAPSTIAAAASPAHRETASAAVVHAPVLSITTAASVAYHPRLHLSPDAAKKIHKCKYPGCEKVYTKSSHLKAHLRTHTGEKPYKCEWIGCGWSFARSDELTRHYRKHTGAKPFKCRHCERCFSRSDHLALHKKRHFT; translated from the exons ATGGAACGGTACCTAAAAGAAGAGCCTATGGTCTCGTCGTCACCCACGCGGTCCGAGTCACCGTGGCTGGCGACGTGGTCGACGCGCGTTGAGTTGGAGGTGGGCCTGGACTGTGCGAGCAGCGTGACGTCCAACAGCAGCTCGCCGTCGACGTGCTGGTCGGGATTCGCGACGCCGCCGCCCAGTCCGCCGGACGAAACAGACGTGTCGCCGACCGTGGTGGCGACGCTGCTGTCGTCGgccgctgccgccgccgcggcCACGAAGGCCAGGGCCACCGCTGTGACCGCCAACACTGCCGGCCGGGTCAATTCCATCGCGGCCGCGTCCACCCACGCCGCCACGCCAGTGGCCACCACCACCGCCGGTCTGTTGAAGGTGACCGTCGCCCCGACCGCGTCCGGGGCCACCGTCAGCCCGGCCAGCACCGCGGGCACCAACAACGCCAGCACCAACACCACCGTCACCGTCAGCGGTCGGACGGCGGCCGGCACCGTGGCCGCGGCGCCGTCGAcgatcgccgccgccgcgtcgCCGGCACACCGCGAGACCGCCTCGGCCGCCGTGGTCCACGCTCCGGTGCTGTCCATCACCACGGCCGCGTCCGTCGCGTACCACCCGAGACTGCACCTGTCACCGGACGCAGCCAAGAAGATACACAAGTGCAAGTATCCCGGCTGCGAGAAGGTGTACACGAAGAGTTCGCACTTAAAAGCTCACCTCAGGACGCACACCG GCGAAAAGCCGTACAAATGCGAATGGATCGGTTGTGGCTGGAGCTTTGCCCGGTCGGATGAGCTGACCCGCCATTACCGCAAGCACACTGGCGCCAAACCATTCAAGTGTCGCCACTGCGAGCGATGTTTCTCTAGGTCCGACCATTTGGCGCTGCACAAGAAACGGCACTTCACTTAA
- the LOC114128661 gene encoding Krueppel-like factor 6 isoform X1, producing the protein MDVLPSGNIFRELQDIHDTGYFSAHVSLEDHWQQTCYEMERYLKEEPMVSSSPTRSESPWLATWSTRVELEVGLDCASSVTSNSSSPSTCWSGFATPPPSPPDETDVSPTVVATLLSSAAAAAAATKARATAVTANTAGRVNSIAAASTHAATPVATTTAGLLKVTVAPTASGATVSPASTAGTNNASTNTTVTVSGRTAAGTVAAAPSTIAAAASPAHRETASAAVVHAPVLSITTAASVAYHPRLHLSPDAAKKIHKCKYPGCEKVYTKSSHLKAHLRTHTGEKPYKCEWIGCGWSFARSDELTRHYRKHTGAKPFKCRHCERCFSRSDHLALHKKRHFT; encoded by the exons ACTTGTTACGAGATGGAACGGTACCTAAAAGAAGAGCCTATGGTCTCGTCGTCACCCACGCGGTCCGAGTCACCGTGGCTGGCGACGTGGTCGACGCGCGTTGAGTTGGAGGTGGGCCTGGACTGTGCGAGCAGCGTGACGTCCAACAGCAGCTCGCCGTCGACGTGCTGGTCGGGATTCGCGACGCCGCCGCCCAGTCCGCCGGACGAAACAGACGTGTCGCCGACCGTGGTGGCGACGCTGCTGTCGTCGgccgctgccgccgccgcggcCACGAAGGCCAGGGCCACCGCTGTGACCGCCAACACTGCCGGCCGGGTCAATTCCATCGCGGCCGCGTCCACCCACGCCGCCACGCCAGTGGCCACCACCACCGCCGGTCTGTTGAAGGTGACCGTCGCCCCGACCGCGTCCGGGGCCACCGTCAGCCCGGCCAGCACCGCGGGCACCAACAACGCCAGCACCAACACCACCGTCACCGTCAGCGGTCGGACGGCGGCCGGCACCGTGGCCGCGGCGCCGTCGAcgatcgccgccgccgcgtcgCCGGCACACCGCGAGACCGCCTCGGCCGCCGTGGTCCACGCTCCGGTGCTGTCCATCACCACGGCCGCGTCCGTCGCGTACCACCCGAGACTGCACCTGTCACCGGACGCAGCCAAGAAGATACACAAGTGCAAGTATCCCGGCTGCGAGAAGGTGTACACGAAGAGTTCGCACTTAAAAGCTCACCTCAGGACGCACACCG GCGAAAAGCCGTACAAATGCGAATGGATCGGTTGTGGCTGGAGCTTTGCCCGGTCGGATGAGCTGACCCGCCATTACCGCAAGCACACTGGCGCCAAACCATTCAAGTGTCGCCACTGCGAGCGATGTTTCTCTAGGTCCGACCATTTGGCGCTGCACAAGAAACGGCACTTCACTTAA